In the genome of Mucilaginibacter sp. 14171R-50, the window ACAAATTGTGTTAACCATGTTAACCATGTAAACAAATACCCAGGCGGGCAACCTCCCGTTAATTAATTGATGAGCAGCTTGTAACCCCTGCCATGAACGTTGATAATCTCTACCGACGGGTCATCCTTTAAGTACTTGCGTATCTTGCTTAAAAAAACATCCATACTGCGGCCGTTAAAGTAATTGTCATCGTGCCAGATGTTCAGCAGGGCCTCTTCGCGGGTAAGCACCTCGTTTTTTTTGATGCACAGCAGGCGCAGCAATTCGGCTTCTTTTGTAGAGAGTTTTTGCAGGGCGGTACCCCGGGTTATCAATTGCGATGTATAATCAAAATCGTAGCTGCCCAGCTTAAATTGTGAGGGTTTGTCGTCGCCTTTTTTCTCGGTAACGTCCGCCCTTTTCAATAAGGCGTTTATGCGCAGCAAAAGCTCTTCTATGCGGAACGGCTTGGTGATATAATCGTCGCCGCCAAGGTTAAAGGCCTGCGTTTTATCTTCTATCATGGCCTTGGCCGTGGCAAATATAATGGGCACAGTGGGGTTTATCTTCCTTATCTCTTTACCCAATGTAAAGCCATCCTTCTTTGGCATCATCACATCCAGTATCAGCAGGTCAAACTGGTCCCTGGTAAAAGCGCGCAGGCCTTCGTCGCCATCTTTGCACAGCACTACGTCAAACTTTCCTTTCAGCTGCAGGTAATCCTGCAACAACAAGCCAAGGTTGGGGTCATCTTCAACAAGTAATATTTTTTTCATAATGTTTAGTCCGAAAGTCCGATAAGCCCGGAAATCGGCGAGATTTTAAGTTTTACTTATGCGGTCGCTTCTTTCTCTTTCGGATTTCCCGACCGCGGACTTTCCGACTTCCAGACCTAAGCCACCGGAAATTTTAATTCAAACTCCGATCCTTTGTCCTTTTCAGACCGTACGCTTATAGTGCCCTCTAAACGTTTAACAATGGTATTTACGTAGCTAAGCCCCAGCCCAAAGCCTTTTACATCGTGCAAGTTGCCCGTGGGGATGCGATAAAACTGCTCAAATATTTTTGCCTGCTGATCGCGACTCATGCCTATGCCTTTATCGGCAACGCGTATTATTACATGCCCGTTCCTGTTTAACGTAGTAATTGCAATTTCTGGTGCGCCGGCGCTGTATTTAATGGCATTATCTATCAGGTTAAACATTACGTTGCTAAAGTGCAGTTCATCGGCAATAATAACCGGTTTATCGGCCTCCAGGTTTAATGTGGTAACCGCGTTGCATTTTTGCATTTTTAGCGCCATGCTATCCAGCGCTATGGTAATCATTTCATTTACATCCAACGGCTTTTTATCCAGCTTAAAGTCGTTACGCTCTATACGGGCAATGTTCAATACCCGTTCTATGTGGCTGCCAAGGCGCACATTTTCTTCATAAATAACGTTTGCAAGGCGTGTAACACGGGTTTTATCTTCGGCAATCTCCTTATCTCTTAAAGCTTCGCTGGCTATCATGATGGTTGATACCGGGGTTTTAAACTCGTGAGTCATGTTGTTGATAAAATCTATCTTCATCTCAGATATCTTTTTTTGCCTGAGGATAGAGAAGATGGTATAGCCAAAACAAAATATCAGTACAAATAACAAGGCCCCGGTTGTACCCATGGTAGCCGTCATGTTACTTAAAATGAACGAGCTTTTTTGCGGGAAAGAAATTTTTATCTTACCCGGGTCGTTGATCAGTTCATCGCTGAATATGGCTTTCTGATAGGTATTGGCAGCAACAAATTCGGGCTTAACACCTTTTGTATCCATAGCGCTCGCAAAAATGAGCGAATCGCTGTTGGCCGTACTCACCTCATAGCTAAAGGGCAAAAATATGCCCCGGTTATGCAGCTCGAACCTTAGCAGCGAATCTATCCAAAAACTATTTAAGCGTTTATCCAGCGGCTCGTTAGATTTCCGGTACTCTTCGGCAAGGTTCTCTATCACGTTAGGCTTTTTTGCATTGGCCGGTGCGTTCTCTAACGAGTCGGTTTCCAGCATTTTCTTTACCTGCTGAAACTGCCGTTCTTTTTGAATACGCTCCTGCTCCCTTACCCAATCGGGGTTAAGCTTTGGCACCGATATCATTTGGGGTCCAAATTGCGGATCTATATAAGTGTATCTAAGCGTATCGTACTTGTGCGGTTTTTGGTTAACTTTCCGTGGTGGCGTTTTTACGATCTCGGGCACGAACCTAAAATGTACCTCGCCAAATTCATCGGTATATTGCCCAATGCGAATACGCAGGTTAACCAGGCCCTGCTGCATTAACCCGGTCAGGTCATCGTCCATTTTTTTGTGCAATATCATGCGCTTCAGGCTGTCGCGCAGCATAGCCAGCTTCCGTTCGCGCTTGCTTTGCTTCTTTTTAAGTACCAGCGAGTCGCCTATGATACTTTTACTGCCATTGATGCTTATTTCGCTTCTTTTATCAATAGTTTCTGCACGCTTTAACGCGTAATTATGGGTTTGCTGGGTTTTAGCATTCAAAAAGTTAATGGCATCCTGTTTGGCAACTTTTGCTACCACATTGCTTAATGCCTCGTTAACCGACCGGTTAAAAAGCTCGGATTGCATTTGGTACGATTGCCGCAAAAAATACAATTGCATAACAATAACACCCAAAAGTGCAAACCCCATTAAACCTATTATAAGCGCTATGCTTCTTCTTTTCATGCCAACAACAAAAATATTTTAAATTACCCACACGCTATTGCTTTTAACAATTTTTAACAATTTACCATCAGCCTTTTAACGTATTGATTAAGAAGAGTTTCTAAATTTGTGCGTTAACCTTAGATCAATAGCGATGAAGAAGATCATAAAACCCGGCTTTGAGTTCATTTTCTCGGTTGCTTTAGTGGCCATAATTGGCCTGCCGCCCCTGGTACTCGGCCAAACGCAAAAAAGCACCGAGATACGAATTGTTAACGGCGATACTACCATAAACGGTAAGGATATCAAAAAGCTATCGGCACAGGAACGAAAGGATGCCCTTGCCGAAATAAACAATTTACCGGCTCCGCCTTTATTTAACAACAATAGTGTTGTAACAAACCGCACGATAACCATAGAGCGCGAAACTACCGGCGACGGAAAAAATAACCATATCACTATTGAACGCAACATGGACAACGATAACGAGATTGTTGCTGGTTTAGGTAAGGATAGCGCGCGTAAAGACGTTAGGTTACGCCTTAAAAAGCTGCGGGGCAATGATAGCTCCCAGGCATTTACCTATCGCTTTGATAAGGATTTGCCCCCTATGAGAATAGAACCGTTTAATTTTGATTTTCCGCGCCGCAGGCCGGGGTTTGAATTTAACGGCCGCAATACACAAAGCTTTAGTTATGACAATACCGATGCTGACGGCATAAGCACCCATGTAAGCTATCGTGTAACGGAGGCGCCGAAAGAAAAACTGAAAGCTATGGGTTTAATAAAACCTTTGCTGACTGTAACCGATATCAATATCGCTTACGAATTTAGCACGGGCAAAACGGTATTAGCTTTCAATTTGCCCGCAAAAACCGTGGCAGCTATTAAACTTACCGACAGCAAGGGCACTATAATATGGGCGGATAAGAGCAGCACCGGTAGTTTCAGCAAAAAGTTTAACCTGCCGGTAAACGGCGTTTATTACCTGCAGGTACAGCAAGGCGCAAACGTTGCTGTAAAAAGGGTAGTTAAGGAATAGTTAGCGGTTACCGATTTGCAGCTTGCACAAAAAAGCCCTTCTAAAATAACTTAGAAGGGCTTTTATATTTTTTTGGGCCCGCTTACTGCAAACTAAAAACCGCCAGCGAATTAAAACGGCAGATCGTCATCGTCCGGGGTTGAGCTGATATCAGCTGGTGCCGCGTATTCAGGTGCAGAGGCAGAGCCTGCGCCGCCTAATACGTTGATCTTCCATAACTGCAGCGAGTTGAAGTACGTTTTTTTACCGGTTTTATCGGTCCACGGGCGACCCCTTAAATTAAAGAACACTTCTATATCATCGCCAACCTTCACATTATCTAATAAATTGCACCGATCTTGTATGGCTTCAAACTTTAAATACTCGGGATATTGTGGGTTCTCGATATATTCAAGTATCAATTCTCTCTTCTTTAACGACTCGGTAACCTGTTGGGTTGCCGACACTTCATGTACCTTACCTTTAACTTCCATAATTTCAGAAAATGTTTAAAATGTAAAGTTAATAGTATGAAATTAAATAGCGGCGTATTTAATTCATAAATTCGCAAAATAATTATGCAAGTTTTCCACACTGAGAGTAAGATCATTATCACCTGCAACAAAAGGCTGTCGCCATATTTACAGCAGGAAGTTGAAGCATTAGGCTTTAAACCAACACGCGTTTTTGCAACCGGCATTGAGTTGCTGGGCACTGTTAACGATACCATAGCGCTAAACCTTAACCTGCGCTGCGCAAGCCAGGTGCTTTACCTGCTAAAAAGTTTTGAAGCTGCCGACCCTAAACAACTTTACGATGAACTGGTACAGATAGAATGGGAAAACCTGATCGATTTTTCGGGCTACTTTTCGGTAACATCCAACGTAAATAATAAACATATATTAACACCGTTGTTTGCCAACGTAAAAGTAAAAGATGCCAT includes:
- a CDS encoding response regulator transcription factor, encoding MKKILLVEDDPNLGLLLQDYLQLKGKFDVVLCKDGDEGLRAFTRDQFDLLILDVMMPKKDGFTLGKEIRKINPTVPIIFATAKAMIEDKTQAFNLGGDDYITKPFRIEELLLRINALLKRADVTEKKGDDKPSQFKLGSYDFDYTSQLITRGTALQKLSTKEAELLRLLCIKKNEVLTREEALLNIWHDDNYFNGRSMDVFLSKIRKYLKDDPSVEIINVHGRGYKLLIN
- a CDS encoding sensor histidine kinase KdpD, producing the protein MKRRSIALIIGLMGFALLGVIVMQLYFLRQSYQMQSELFNRSVNEALSNVVAKVAKQDAINFLNAKTQQTHNYALKRAETIDKRSEISINGSKSIIGDSLVLKKKQSKRERKLAMLRDSLKRMILHKKMDDDLTGLMQQGLVNLRIRIGQYTDEFGEVHFRFVPEIVKTPPRKVNQKPHKYDTLRYTYIDPQFGPQMISVPKLNPDWVREQERIQKERQFQQVKKMLETDSLENAPANAKKPNVIENLAEEYRKSNEPLDKRLNSFWIDSLLRFELHNRGIFLPFSYEVSTANSDSLIFASAMDTKGVKPEFVAANTYQKAIFSDELINDPGKIKISFPQKSSFILSNMTATMGTTGALLFVLIFCFGYTIFSILRQKKISEMKIDFINNMTHEFKTPVSTIMIASEALRDKEIAEDKTRVTRLANVIYEENVRLGSHIERVLNIARIERNDFKLDKKPLDVNEMITIALDSMALKMQKCNAVTTLNLEADKPVIIADELHFSNVMFNLIDNAIKYSAGAPEIAITTLNRNGHVIIRVADKGIGMSRDQQAKIFEQFYRIPTGNLHDVKGFGLGLSYVNTIVKRLEGTISVRSEKDKGSEFELKFPVA
- a CDS encoding T9SS type A sorting domain-containing protein — protein: MKKIIKPGFEFIFSVALVAIIGLPPLVLGQTQKSTEIRIVNGDTTINGKDIKKLSAQERKDALAEINNLPAPPLFNNNSVVTNRTITIERETTGDGKNNHITIERNMDNDNEIVAGLGKDSARKDVRLRLKKLRGNDSSQAFTYRFDKDLPPMRIEPFNFDFPRRRPGFEFNGRNTQSFSYDNTDADGISTHVSYRVTEAPKEKLKAMGLIKPLLTVTDINIAYEFSTGKTVLAFNLPAKTVAAIKLTDSKGTIIWADKSSTGSFSKKFNLPVNGVYYLQVQQGANVAVKRVVKE
- a CDS encoding DUF3127 domain-containing protein — protein: MEVKGKVHEVSATQQVTESLKKRELILEYIENPQYPEYLKFEAIQDRCNLLDNVKVGDDIEVFFNLRGRPWTDKTGKKTYFNSLQLWKINVLGGAGSASAPEYAAPADISSTPDDDDLPF